The following is a genomic window from Numenius arquata chromosome 12, bNumArq3.hap1.1, whole genome shotgun sequence.
TGTCTTTACTCATACAGGCAGTTAAGTGTCTGCTAACTGAAGTGAAACATCTGTGCTTTagtatcctgaaaaaaaaaaaaagttgattatcTGCAGTAATTGTGTTATTCCAGAAGGTGTTACTTAAAGGGAAACCACGACCTCTTCCTTAATTCTTTCTTTCACGTTTTGAAAAAATGGGTTAGCTGTTGGCCTCTCCCAAGCTTTGTGAAATGCTCTCAGAGTATGAAAAGATACAGTTAGCTACGTAATCTGGTCTCATGTGGGATAGATGCATACCAAAAGTGGGTATTTTAGGCAGGAAACCTAgaatttgtgttttcttcatGGGCTTTGTGTGGATAACGTTGTCTGACTTGTGCTGTGGAGATGTGTGCAAAATCTGTGGAAGAGGCACAGTATATTTTCTATATTAACCAgtctcttttaaagaaaaacatgttacACAACTACCTTTCTTTGCTTTCACAGCGATATCACACCCCCCCTCGATCGCGATCGTGTTCTGAATCCGATGATGATGAGAGCAGTGAGACCCCTCCTCACTGGAAAGAGGAAATGCAGAGATTACGAACGTACAGACCACCTAGTGGAGAAAAGTGGAGTAAAGGCGATAAGTAAGATCCTTACTACAACTTTCAAATGTCCTGTTTATTTTTACACAAGCTTTAATAGATTGTGTAGATCTACCATGTCATTCATGTTtgaataaaaaatgtaaatatctttGTGGTTAACACGTTCAATTTAAATCCCAAAAATTAGAAGTGGAAAATTTTCAATGTGACACTAGACAAACATACGCTGAAAAGTGTCAGAAAGTCAGAAAAGTTGTTTCTAATGGTGCCATCTTGgatatttatttaagaaataattaattgaaCTGTCCAGTTTCCTGTTGCTTTCCATAGAGCTAGTCACTTCAGATTTCCTTTAACCTCAAACTTGGCTATGTGGTTGCTTTGGATACCAAGTAAGACAGACAAATTCACCAATCCTATATTGCTTTAGTTATATATTCTTTCTGCAATTGCAAACTCTGTGACGAAATCCAGCTCTCCAGAATTTCTGGCAACTTAATACTAAAGAATAGCTTCTATCAAATTATGATAGATAAGCctcaaaaggaaaactgaagaataTTATATGTAATCATCATTGAATAATTGTAAATATTACTTGTAGTTCTTTTTATATTCTGGGTGGGTTCAATTTATTGCTGTATTACAGTGTACCAGCTAAAAGAATACTAAATAAGatgatgttttaaaatttgtatttaaattatgtttatgaATCCTATAGTTGTAGAGGTCAAAATCCTATGGACTGGAGTAGTTGTAACATTAAATGTCTTTACACGTGTTCTACAGTATGCAAAATCTTCTCGTGTTGGCTGATGCATTTCTTATAGAGAAGTAGTTCTCTTGATAGTGATGTAATTCCGTATCTTAAAATGAGTGTAAGAAGCTCAGTTACAGCACAGTTGTCTGGTAAAAAGGGGAGAATccgtttttttgggttttttttaaactttttttaaactgaattaattGCATTGAAAGTGGGGAAAATACTTAGTTTATCTGaagtttttaaagaatttctgCTTACTCTGGggcttctttgtttgttttctaggTTGAGTGACCCATGTACGAGCAGATGGGACGAAAGAAGTGCATCCCGGAGATCAAGATCTTGGTCACATAACGGTTATTCTGATCTAAGTACTGTGAGATATTCTAGCCatcacaaaaagcacagaaaagagaaaaagaaggtgaaacataaaaagaaatctaaaaagcAGAAGCATTTCAAGAAGCACAAACAagcgaaaaaaaagaaaacatcagcctCGTCAGACGTAGAATCCTCTCATTCCTTCCTCAGGAGGACAAAATCATCTTGTGATCGTGAGAGGAAATCTCGTTCTTCTTCATTGTCTTCCAGACGTTCATCCAGAAGAGACTGGTCGAAATCTGATAAGGAAGACCAGAGCTCATCAACATTATCAAGCAGAGGGACTCGGTCATACTACAGGTCCAGATCCAGATCGAGGTCTAAATCAAGATCTTATTCCCGAAGAAGTTCTAGATCAAGATCAGCATCCAAATCGTCGCGTTCTCGAAGCAGGTCAAGGTCAAGTTCTAACCCAAGGCATCAAAAGACAGTTTCCAATTCTCCACGAAATACTTCAACACGGTTAAATGAGAACAAGTTGGTCAAGACTGCTGAGCCTGTAAGACCAGTTATACTCCCCAGTGATAAAATTGTCATACCACCAGTTGTCCCAGAAAACCTTCCTGTTATACCTTTAAGCGATAGTCCACCACCTTCCAGGTGGAAACCTGGGCAGAAACCGTGGAAGCCATCCTATGAGCGGATTCAGGAAATGAAAGCTAAAACAACCCATTTAATACCCACACAAACTAATTACAATTTAGTAGTCATTAAAGAGGCAGCTAACACTTCTTCTTCGTATCGTAAGCGAAAAAGGAGTTCAGACAGCGATCGAAGCGGTTATTCCAAATCCCGTAGTGACAGAAGCTCAGATAGTTGGCTGAGATCACGAAGCAGGTCTTCTCGAAGCAGGTCATACACGAGATCTTATACGAGGTCTCGAAGTCCATCTAGCTCTAGGACAAAATCGCGTTCTTCTGGCAGATCACCATCGGTGAGTAAATACCGCAGTGACAGGTCAGGTTATAGTGAGTCAACGTCTTACTATTCCCTTAGTGATGATGACAgacacagaaacaaaagaaaatctgcaTCGAGCGATCAAAAAGCTCGGTCTCTTCAACTGAGGCAAGAAACGAGCTCTGAAAGTACTCTCCCTTATAAGTGTACAAAAGACTACGATGAGTCTTCGCAAGGACTGAAAGAGAGTGACAGTTTGTCATCTTCAGACTTCTCCACTGACAGTGAGCCTTCTGCCAAAGTGAAAGTTGTCCAAGAAAAAGAAGGCCGTTTTCCATTAGAAGGAGATACCcagaaacaggataaaaatagCTTAAGTTCtgagagaagggaggagaaatCCAAGTGTGAACGGGATTCTGAGCACGCTAAAAAGAAAGCAGCCAAGGAGAAATCCTCTGAGCAACCTAGAGGTGGTGCAAAAACGAAACGAAAATCCTATTCAGGTAGTAAATGGGACTCTGAATCAAACTCCGAAAGGGGAGAGGCAAGGCATAGTAGGGGAGATTCCAGACCCTCCTCTGGTAAAGAAGAAGGAGAGGCCTCATCGGGATCCGATACGGAGCTTAGTGTTACCAGAAGGATAAAAAAACAATCAAATTCTTCAGAAGGCTTTCTGGATTCTGATGGTACCTGGAAGATGAGCAAACAGTTATCATCTTCTGAATCGGAGAGTTCTTGTTCTAGCTCAACAAATGTTAGAAGCAAgtcaaaaaaacacaaacatggcttgaaaaaaactcttaaaaaatcACATTCCAAAAAAGCGAAAGAAAAatccaaagggaaaaaggaaaagaaacacaaagttcagaaaagaaaagaaatgtttcattggCAACCCCCCCTGGAGTTTGgtgaagaagatgatgatgagatAAATGAAAAGCCGGTTACCAaggatgagaaagaagaaaagcaacttACCAGGGacataaaggagaaaaaacaagttCACGAAAAAGATGAAATAGTCAAAGATAAaatgggaaatggtgaaaagtCTTGTGCGGATGAAAGCCTTTTAGGTAAAAACTCTTTATGTGATGCCTCACCAGATCGCAGTAACCTTAATAAAGATGACACTGAAACAAATGCTTCAACCAGTGTTATAAACTCAGGAATAAATGTGACTGACTGTCAGAATGAGGTTAAACCAGCTGAAGAAAGTAACCAGAACGGATTGGAAGATGTTATTCAGACAGATGACAACATGGAGATTTGTACTCCGGATCGTAACTCGCCAGGGAAGGTCGATGTGGACGTTTTGTCTCCTGTCATTCTCACTGATAAACCTCAGGCTTTAAGTGCTAGTATAAACAAAGATTTACAGGTGGAGCCCCCGGAACAAGATACTGTCAAACCAGGAAACAATATTATAGACTTTAttaatattaaagaagaaaaagaaccgGGAAGGCAGGAAAATCACTCTGTCCCTGTGTCTAGTGCTAAAGACTGTAGttcaaaaagtgaaattactgaaaatacacaaagcaaTATAATAGACAATAAATGGAAGCCTTTGCAAGGTGTTGGTAATTTACAGCCAGCAACAATTAGTACTGCTGCAGAAGTTAAGAACGTAGCTTCAGCACCAGAGCCTAAACCAGCAGGTTTAAGAATcgaaataaaagctaaaaataaagttaGGCCTGGGTCTCTGTTTGATGAAGTTAGGAAAACAGCACGGTTGAATCGAAGGCCAAGGAACCAAGAAAGTTCCAGTGAGGAAGAATCTCCAAGTAGAGATGACAACAGTCCATCCAGGAGCCTCAGCAGGTCACGAAGTAAGTCTGAATCGAAATCCAGACACAGAACAAGGTCCATGTCTTACAGTCACTCAAGAAGTCGATCCCGAAGTTCTACATATTCGTATAGGTAAGAAGTTTGTGCTATTCTCACAGCCTACTCTGTTAACTTCAAAGTTCTGGTATTTTCTACTCACgtttttctttcaaacagcacATTTAGCAAGTATAGAATAAATAGCTTAAAAGATAAAGCTTTATACTGCTTTTGCTTCCTGttttttgctgctcttctcttcagttatattttattttgtgcttttcaaaAGTTGTTCATTGCTTGTAGGTCAAGAAGCTATACAAGAAGCCGAAGCAGAGGATGGTATAGTAGAGACCGGTCAAGAAGTCGAAGCAGTTCTTACCACAGTTACAAGAGTCGTAGGTAAGCGTCTCCAACTGGAGATAGTGGTGGGGGAGTGTTTTACAAAACCAGTAAATCGGGCACAGCAGTCTGATGCTTGCAGTATGGCTAAGGAATTCTGAGCCAAACAtggccctcccctctccccccgctcTCTTCAGCGCTTGTTTCTGACTTAACTTAAAATGcctctgtgtttttgtttttgccaGTCGAAGCTATAGTAGAAGTAGATCCAGAAGTAGTTCTTATGGTCATCACAGTCGATCCAGGTATGGATTATAGTTTTATGCAAACTGCAATAAAtgtacttattttaaaaaaaagaatacctCTTTATCTATGGTACCTAAAAATGCAGTATCATGATATCAGCTTAAATCAAAGCAAAATCAACATAAGACACtttcaaaagctgaaaataagCAAATCATCGTGGCATTACAGTTATAGGTGATGGTATGAAGTCAGTAATAGCAAACACGTTTCCctttattgttaaaataaaatggagttaTAAATGGAATCACTTTGTTACTTGGTTTCAGAAGTATTAGCAAACAAGATTTCTACTCCATTTACAATTTGTagagaaaacacaaaacttttaaaaCGCTTACTAAGTCTTTTCTAGATTAAATCTTGAGATTTTTACTGTTGTTCTGAACATGCTTGCCCTTGCGTTTAAACTTTTATAAAATGTAGAATTATTCTGTTCGCCACATCCTTCAAAAGTAATTCCTATATAGGCACTTACCCCTGTATATAAATGTCTTTAAGACATACTtgtaaaataaatagcattttaaacaagaaattgTAGATTTACAAtgactttcttttccctttaaagtAGGTCGTACACGTACGATAGTTACTACAGCAGAAGTCGAAGTAGAAGTAAAAGGAGTGACAGCTATCGAAGATCCAGAAGTTACAATAGGCGATCCAGGTATGGCTTTGCTACCATGGCTCTGACACTGTATTTATGCAAAAGAAGGTGATAAATACATACTTACAATGATTGTGAAGgctaattgtttgggttttttcccccaaacataAAATATGCATTGTTACCAAATGTAGTAATAAAAAACAATTAGAATTAGAGCAAGTGTGTGAGTAAGGAAATTAGAATTTCTGACATGAACTAAACGaggatggaggaaaaaacccttgTTTCCCTGGAAAACTCTCTCTAGAAATCCTATAAAGATTTGAGAAGGCTCCGGTTCATTGTATCTGTGCATTCGAAATAAGCatgtctggggttttttaataattttaaatgtttcttaaacTACAACGAACTAGCCCTCAAGATTTAAATCAAGTGCCCTGTTAGGGATTAAAAGCTACCTGGTATGCAAAGAATTCCATTGGCTGGTAAATTCTTTATAGTTAGACTGCaaaagtggatttaaaaaaaaaaaaaaatctggaagggAAATTAAAATTGCTatccagaattaatttttaacttccTAGAATACgttttgaaagaatattttacTTGCAAATCCAGTGGGCTTCTGATGAATTTTGGATAAATTTTATTCTCCTCAGTTCAGGGGAATTATATAGGTGTAAGGGAGCACATTTCACAAAGTTTGGAAGTGGAACAGGATGAAGATTAGTTTTTTTGAATATCAGTGGTGATTtgttttgtactttttaaaatgtccCATCTTAGTCAGTGGTAAATCAGGCAGATCTTTAAGGCTACTGTAAATTTTCATCCTCTCCTGTCCTCGGACTCATTTTGTTACAACTTTGTACCCGCTCTTAGTGGACTTTGCTCTCATGCATTTCCCCATCTAGTTCTGACaggaaaacaattttcattttgtgtttgagGGGGAATTAATGAGATGAAGCAAGAGCGTGGAAAGAGACTTGCAAAATCATTGGTTTAGGATGTTGGGAAGCTTCGGAGAAACAATGTTGGATTAGGATATGCTCGTCTTTCATTTAGAAAGCTTTCCTTCCAGGCATGAGGCTAGAAAATCTCTAATGAAAGTTTATTCTGTGTAATTTGAATATGTCCTGTGCCTTGTCTGAAACCGTCTGGACTCTATCTTGATGTTCGGCCAATCCCAAAGTGCTGAGTTTGGGATTCTTCTGGAGAAGCCAAAACATTTTAATCTATGACTTCCACTCTGCCGGCACTCACACGCTCCTGGTGTTGTTATGGGGCCTTAAGACCCTTCTTCAAATGAAAACCTGTAATATATAAAGCAAGGATTTGTGAAATTGTCTTAATTGAGAAACACTTGCAATATAAAATGACATTTGCTAGAATATACTTCTCAGTCAGCTATTAGCCTTTACAGAACCACTCATTTTGGATGATTTCTTAGCTGTAtcagagaaagcaagaaattttGTAGTTACAAATGCAGTTTGACTTGAATTACACAGGGATTTCATCGTGTGAAGCTAATGATTATTTTGAGTGTCCCTTAATACTTCAGTTACATGAAATATGATTCTGTAAAAGACTTGTATGTTTTCTTCTTGTCTCGTGTGTGTCTGttttgacagctttttttccATGATGCAATTTTGAATTTGAAGTTCAAAATGCGATTTTGAagcattttaatcttttctttgtaGATCTTACGGCTCCGACAGTGAAAGTGATCGCAGTTACTCTAACAATCGAAGTCCCAGTGAAAGCAGCAGATACAGCTGAAAACGTTTCTTTGATGACGGAAACTGTATTTAacagtttttttcagtgttatgctaaaaaaaaaacccaaacacctgttTTGACAGTGTCGCAAGTGAAGTTGAAGGGTGTTTACCGAGTTAGCTGAAACTTAGCAGTGAACTCACTTGACTGTGCACTTATGGAGAGAAGTACTGAGCT
Proteins encoded in this region:
- the NKTR gene encoding NK-tumor recognition protein; this encodes MGVQDRPQCFFEIEINREPVGRIMFQLFSDICPKTCKNFLCLCSGEKGIGKTTGKKLCYKGTTFHRVVKNFMIQGGDFSEGNGKGGESIYGGYFKDENFILKHDRAFLLSMANRGKHTNGSQFFITTKPAPHLDGVHVVFGLVISGFEVIEQIENLKTDTASRPYADVRVIDCGVLVTKSAKDALEKKKKVCSDSEASDSSSSASSSSETSSDSEAENERSRRRKRKRRTKTKQSRKRRKEERKKEDPRCKRTSNQRRSLSDKSDTTERAADVSTKRDKPVVRPEEIPPVPENRFLLRRDVPVVSVEPEQKLLDATPALTDPKPSVSKSGRKIKGRGTIRYHTPPRSRSCSESDDDESSETPPHWKEEMQRLRTYRPPSGEKWSKGDKLSDPCTSRWDERSASRRSRSWSHNGYSDLSTVRYSSHHKKHRKEKKKVKHKKKSKKQKHFKKHKQAKKKKTSASSDVESSHSFLRRTKSSCDRERKSRSSSLSSRRSSRRDWSKSDKEDQSSSTLSSRGTRSYYRSRSRSRSKSRSYSRRSSRSRSASKSSRSRSRSRSSSNPRHQKTVSNSPRNTSTRLNENKLVKTAEPVRPVILPSDKIVIPPVVPENLPVIPLSDSPPPSRWKPGQKPWKPSYERIQEMKAKTTHLIPTQTNYNLVVIKEAANTSSSYRKRKRSSDSDRSGYSKSRSDRSSDSWLRSRSRSSRSRSYTRSYTRSRSPSSSRTKSRSSGRSPSVSKYRSDRSGYSESTSYYSLSDDDRHRNKRKSASSDQKARSLQLRQETSSESTLPYKCTKDYDESSQGLKESDSLSSSDFSTDSEPSAKVKVVQEKEGRFPLEGDTQKQDKNSLSSERREEKSKCERDSEHAKKKAAKEKSSEQPRGGAKTKRKSYSGSKWDSESNSERGEARHSRGDSRPSSGKEEGEASSGSDTELSVTRRIKKQSNSSEGFLDSDGTWKMSKQLSSSESESSCSSSTNVRSKSKKHKHGLKKTLKKSHSKKAKEKSKGKKEKKHKVQKRKEMFHWQPPLEFGEEDDDEINEKPVTKDEKEEKQLTRDIKEKKQVHEKDEIVKDKMGNGEKSCADESLLGKNSLCDASPDRSNLNKDDTETNASTSVINSGINVTDCQNEVKPAEESNQNGLEDVIQTDDNMEICTPDRNSPGKVDVDVLSPVILTDKPQALSASINKDLQVEPPEQDTVKPGNNIIDFINIKEEKEPGRQENHSVPVSSAKDCSSKSEITENTQSNIIDNKWKPLQGVGNLQPATISTAAEVKNVASAPEPKPAGLRIEIKAKNKVRPGSLFDEVRKTARLNRRPRNQESSSEEESPSRDDNSPSRSLSRSRSKSESKSRHRTRSMSYSHSRSRSRSSTYSYRSRSYTRSRSRGWYSRDRSRSRSSSYHSYKSRSRSYSRSRSRSSSYGHHSRSSRSYTYDSYYSRSRSRSKRSDSYRRSRSYNRRSRSYGSDSESDRSYSNNRSPSESSRYS